The Dioscorea cayenensis subsp. rotundata cultivar TDr96_F1 chromosome 19, TDr96_F1_v2_PseudoChromosome.rev07_lg8_w22 25.fasta, whole genome shotgun sequence genome includes a window with the following:
- the LOC120250135 gene encoding transcription repressor OFP12-like, with protein sequence MLGKSFQLCFSRLKRNSSSTPEHTLNPHHTPPSSSLPSTSSSSSSSIVFKNFNSLYDPLTATSESDTLFNGSTSASASESETQLDLATAIASRRLFPSAPGPSNSIVDSAAVPIGSSGSASGLAVPTYSPDPYADFRRSMEEMVAALGLGLAGRAELQELLLCYLALNRRHAHKYIVGAFADLLVGLSAASGSKPDKRSPSFEM encoded by the coding sequence ATGCTGGGAAAGAGCTTCCAACTGTGTTTCTCCCGCCTGAAGCGAAATTCCTCTTCTACCCCTGAACATACCCTAAATCCCCATCATAcccctccttcttcttctcttccttcaacctcctcctcctcctcgtcctccatCGTCTTCAAGAACTTCAACTCTCTCTACGACCCGTTAACAGCCACATCCGAATCCGATACCCTCTTTAACGGATCCACCTCCGCCTCCGCCTCCGAATCCGAAACCCAGCTCGATCTCGCCACCGCCATCGCCTCACGCCGCCTCTTCCCCTCGGCTCCCGGCCCCTCTAACTCCATCGTCGACTCCGCCGCCGTTCCCATCGGCTCCTCCGGCTCAGCCTCCGGCCTCGCCGTCCCCACCTACTCCCCCGACCCTTACGCTGACTTCCGTCGATCCATGGAGGAGATGGTCGCCGCCCTCGGCTTAGGCCTCGCCGGCCGCGCCGAGCTCCAGGAGCTCCTCCTCTGCTACCTAGCCCTCAACCGCCGCCACGCTCACAAGTACATCGTCGGCGCCTTCGCTGATCTCCTCGTCGGACTCTCCGCCGCCTCTGGATCCAAACCCGATAAGAGGTCACCCTCTTTTGAGATGTAA
- the LOC120284133 gene encoding DNA-directed RNA polymerases IV and V subunit 4-like, with protein MDCEAMEILEGAQNHLLASSKDPEIKMPRSFNKSTTTFKYGSRIHRDVQSVRQVLDTIKVNGVTYSEICIGNILPEFVDEVYGQQGGINKRRVEV; from the coding sequence ATGGATTGTGAAGCAATGGAGATTTTGGAAGGAGCCCAAAATCACCTTCTTGCATCATCCAAGGATCCCGAGATAAAAATGCCCCGATCATTCAATAAAAGCACTACAACATTCAAATACGGAAGCCGAATTCATCGAGATGTCCAATCTGTGAGACAAGTCTTAGACACCATCAAAGTTAATGGAGTTACATATAGCGAGATATGCATCGGGAACATCCTACCAGAGTTTGTTGATGAGGTTTATGGACAACAGGGAGGGATCAACAAAAGACGTGTTGAGgtataa